From the Nodularia sp. NIES-3585 genome, one window contains:
- a CDS encoding outer membrane protein assembly factor encodes MRVSSAAILTLATLAASNLTQQAKATTITIAAQNEPTDNSIVPVIAETHTRIESIASPETLAVQQFSQNNVVVQTGGQKNPTVALTPTNPENLPSFSPSVVILSSTTDNNLVVNATDVQVVGATEELQQIVRQVIKTQFGGETSQNQLQSDVAAILETGLFASANVNSSTTPNGLDVVYQVEPVIVRSLQLSGAKALTYRVAQERFQSQIGKPISPEGLKQAVQQIDQWYADNGYQLANVLSIQPNREGILTVNVAEGLVGEIKFRFIDEDGKTIDSKGEPVTGRTQPDFLRQQLTLKSGQIFQEDTVREDVQKLYRTGLFETVNVAFEGDANKIDLIYEVKELGARSINLGGSYNADIGALGTLNYQDRNIGGINDNLNVNVGLSRNDLQFNTTFTSPYRTTEPDRLGYTVNAFRRRELSATLDDKITLPNGDKVREGQVGTGISFQQPLDDWDTALGFNYTRTSIRDRQGNITPTDEQGNALSASGTGVDDLATVSFTAAQDKRNNILNPTQGSLLTLSTEQSVPIGQGNIALNRLKANYTQYVPMNLFNSNNTQPQVFAVNFQAGTVIGDLPPYESFNLGGSNSVRGYDGGEVGSGRSYVLATAEYRFPIVPVLGGVVFADFASDLGSGDTVLGNPAGVRDKPGYGFGYGAGVRIDSPLGLIRADYGINDQGETKVHLGIGQRF; translated from the coding sequence ATGCGAGTTTCTTCTGCGGCAATTCTTACTTTAGCTACTTTAGCAGCTAGTAATCTTACTCAACAAGCAAAAGCTACAACTATCACAATCGCTGCTCAGAATGAACCGACTGATAATTCAATAGTGCCAGTCATTGCAGAAACACATACACGAATTGAGAGTATTGCATCCCCAGAAACTTTAGCTGTTCAACAATTTTCTCAGAATAATGTAGTTGTGCAAACAGGTGGACAAAAAAACCCTACAGTAGCCCTAACGCCAACAAATCCAGAAAATCTTCCTTCCTTTTCTCCATCGGTCGTCATCTTATCTTCTACCACTGACAACAACTTAGTAGTTAATGCCACAGATGTACAGGTAGTGGGAGCTACAGAGGAATTGCAGCAGATTGTCCGCCAAGTGATTAAAACTCAATTCGGGGGAGAAACTAGTCAAAATCAGCTACAAAGCGATGTAGCAGCAATTTTAGAAACTGGTTTATTTGCTAGTGCTAACGTCAATAGCAGCACCACCCCAAATGGGTTAGATGTAGTGTATCAAGTGGAACCAGTGATAGTGCGATCGCTGCAACTTTCAGGTGCAAAAGCACTCACCTATCGGGTAGCCCAAGAACGTTTCCAATCCCAAATTGGTAAACCTATCAGTCCCGAAGGACTCAAACAAGCTGTACAACAAATTGATCAATGGTATGCCGACAATGGTTATCAGCTAGCAAACGTCTTATCCATTCAACCCAACCGTGAAGGTATCCTGACAGTGAATGTCGCTGAAGGCTTAGTGGGTGAGATTAAGTTTCGCTTTATAGATGAAGATGGAAAAACCATTGATAGCAAAGGTGAACCAGTCACAGGACGCACCCAGCCCGATTTTCTGCGACAGCAATTAACACTCAAGTCTGGGCAAATTTTTCAAGAAGATACTGTTCGCGAAGATGTGCAGAAGTTATATCGAACTGGCTTATTTGAAACTGTAAATGTCGCCTTTGAAGGTGATGCTAACAAAATTGATTTAATTTACGAAGTCAAAGAGTTGGGCGCGCGGTCGATTAACTTAGGTGGTAGCTATAACGCTGACATTGGAGCGTTAGGTACATTAAACTATCAAGACCGAAATATTGGTGGGATTAATGATAATTTGAATGTAAATGTAGGTCTAAGTCGTAATGATTTGCAGTTTAATACTACATTTACCAGTCCTTATCGTACCACTGAACCTGACCGCTTAGGCTACACAGTTAATGCTTTCCGTCGCCGGGAACTTTCCGCAACCTTAGATGACAAGATTACACTACCTAATGGCGACAAAGTGCGAGAAGGTCAAGTTGGCACTGGTATCAGCTTCCAGCAACCCCTTGATGATTGGGATACAGCTTTGGGATTTAACTATACTCGCACCAGTATTCGCGATCGCCAAGGTAATATTACCCCAACAGACGAACAAGGCAATGCCCTCTCAGCCAGTGGTACTGGCGTAGATGACCTAGCGACAGTATCTTTTACCGCCGCTCAAGATAAACGAAATAATATCTTAAATCCTACTCAAGGTTCCTTACTAACTTTGAGTACAGAACAATCTGTACCAATTGGTCAAGGAAATATTGCCTTGAATCGCCTTAAAGCCAACTACACTCAGTATGTGCCAATGAACTTATTTAACAGTAATAATACACAGCCACAAGTATTCGCTGTGAATTTTCAAGCTGGTACAGTCATTGGCGATTTACCACCTTACGAAAGTTTTAACTTGGGTGGTTCTAATTCAGTCCGCGGTTACGATGGCGGAGAGGTTGGTAGTGGTCGCAGTTATGTATTAGCTACCGCAGAGTACCGCTTCCCCATTGTGCCAGTGTTAGGGGGTGTAGTCTTTGCCGATTTTGCGTCAGACTTAGGCTCTGGTGATACTGTATTAGGAAATCCGGCAGGTGTGCGGGATAAACCCGGTTATGGTTTTGGTTATGGCGCTGGAGTCCGGATTGACTCACCCCTGGGCTTAATCCGGGCTGATTATGGCATTAATGACCAGGGAGAAACCAAAGTCCATTTAGGTATAGGGCAGCGATTTTAA
- a CDS encoding lipid-A-disaccharide synthase-related protein, which produces MRNISPLSLNATSCLQLLVLSNGHGEDIIAASIVQKFQQQEHPPDIFALPLVGEGRAYQKLGIPCIGSVRTMPSGGFIYMDSRQLVRDVRGGLLQLTLNQIQAVRRWVRSQTELGNKSAILAVGDIVPLLFACFSGANYAFVGTAKSEYYVRDEVALLPRKSKGARWENFSGSIYHPWERWLMSRRRCQAVFPRDALTTEILQRWSIPAFDLGNPMMDDLESTFSAPKFYSSAAQQQEVARPLVITLLPGSRPPEAYANWEIIMNAVSALMASFSERDGILQSFGSVVFLGAIAPGLDQSILSPTVQSQGWKPHTESPLPIPDSEALIFQQKNGYLLLTQQAYNDCLYWGDFAIAMAGTATEQFVGLGKPAIAIPGHGPQYNPAFAEAQSRLLGSSLLLVDHPGQVPQVVRSLFQNPDRLQMISENGIRRMGKPGAARRIADCLHKKWCC; this is translated from the coding sequence ATGCGTAATATTTCCCCATTATCGTTAAATGCAACTTCTTGTTTACAGTTACTAGTTTTAAGCAACGGTCATGGAGAAGATATAATTGCTGCCAGCATTGTGCAGAAATTCCAGCAACAAGAACACCCCCCAGATATCTTTGCATTACCTTTGGTGGGTGAAGGACGTGCTTATCAAAAATTAGGCATCCCCTGTATTGGTTCAGTTCGCACTATGCCTTCTGGGGGCTTTATTTATATGGATAGCCGACAATTAGTCAGGGATGTCCGTGGCGGTTTGCTGCAACTTACTCTGAATCAAATTCAAGCTGTTCGGCGTTGGGTGCGTTCCCAAACAGAATTAGGTAACAAAAGCGCTATTTTAGCTGTCGGTGATATTGTCCCTCTGTTATTTGCTTGTTTCAGTGGTGCTAATTATGCTTTTGTGGGGACGGCGAAATCAGAATATTACGTGCGGGATGAAGTCGCACTATTACCCAGAAAATCAAAAGGTGCGCGTTGGGAAAACTTTTCTGGTTCAATTTATCATCCTTGGGAACGCTGGTTGATGAGTCGTCGTCGTTGTCAGGCTGTATTCCCTAGAGATGCTTTGACTACGGAAATATTACAAAGATGGTCAATTCCGGCTTTTGATTTGGGTAATCCCATGATGGATGATCTCGAATCAACCTTTTCAGCCCCAAAATTTTATAGTTCCGCAGCCCAGCAACAAGAAGTAGCTAGACCTTTAGTCATCACTCTATTACCTGGTTCCCGTCCTCCAGAAGCTTACGCTAACTGGGAAATCATCATGAATGCTGTATCTGCATTGATGGCTAGTTTCTCTGAACGAGATGGGATTTTACAAAGTTTTGGCAGTGTGGTATTTTTGGGGGCGATCGCTCCTGGTTTAGATCAAAGTATTTTATCCCCAACTGTTCAATCCCAAGGCTGGAAACCCCATACAGAATCTCCTCTTCCCATTCCTGATTCTGAAGCGTTGATATTTCAGCAAAAAAATGGTTATTTACTGCTCACACAACAAGCTTATAACGATTGTTTATATTGGGGAGATTTCGCGATCGCCATGGCTGGTACAGCCACAGAACAATTCGTAGGTTTAGGAAAACCCGCGATCGCTATTCCCGGTCATGGTCCCCAATATAACCCAGCCTTTGCCGAAGCTCAAAGCCGACTTTTAGGATCGTCTCTACTTCTGGTAGATCATCCTGGACAAGTTCCCCAGGTGGTGCGATCGCTGTTTCAAAATCCTGATCGTTTGCAAATGATTTCCGAGAACGGAATCCGGCGCATGGGTAAACCAGGAGCAGCCCGCAGAATTGCGGATTGTTTACATAAAAAGTGGTGCTGTTAG
- a CDS encoding ribbon-helix-helix protein, CopG family has translation MNKSVFFRLTEEELAHLESYCQVTQRTKSDVLRDLIRKLKTNKKPSF, from the coding sequence ATGAACAAAAGTGTATTTTTTCGATTAACCGAGGAAGAATTGGCGCATCTCGAAAGTTACTGCCAGGTGACTCAGAGAACGAAATCTGATGTACTTAGAGATTTGATTAGAAAACTGAAAACAAATAAAAAGCCGTCGTTCTAG
- a CDS encoding PspA/IM30 family protein yields MGLFDRIRRVVSSNLNDLVNKAEDPEKMLEQAILEMQEDLIQLRQGVAQAIAAQKRTEKQYNDAQNEINKWQRNAQLALQKGDENLARQALERKKTFTDTGLALKTSLDQQTTQCETLKRNLIQLESKISEAKTKKEMLKARITSAKAQEQLEGMVRGMNSSSAMSAFERMEEKVMMQEARAQAGAELTGNDLESQFAQLEGSDVDDELAAMKAQMLPPAAAPNQAQLPPEKEITAPKSNPASEVVDSDLEALKRQLDQM; encoded by the coding sequence ATGGGATTATTTGATCGGATTAGACGAGTAGTCAGTTCTAACCTCAACGATTTGGTGAATAAAGCTGAAGATCCTGAAAAAATGCTAGAGCAAGCCATCCTGGAAATGCAGGAAGACTTGATACAGTTACGTCAGGGTGTAGCTCAGGCGATCGCTGCCCAAAAACGGACTGAGAAACAGTATAATGATGCCCAAAATGAAATCAACAAGTGGCAACGTAATGCTCAGTTAGCACTCCAGAAGGGCGATGAGAACTTAGCACGACAAGCTCTAGAACGCAAAAAAACTTTTACTGATACCGGACTGGCGCTCAAAACTAGCCTCGATCAGCAAACCACTCAATGTGAAACCCTCAAGCGCAACTTAATCCAGCTAGAAAGCAAGATTTCTGAAGCCAAGACCAAAAAAGAAATGCTCAAAGCGCGGATTACCTCTGCTAAAGCCCAAGAGCAACTCGAAGGTATGGTGCGCGGAATGAATAGCAGCAGCGCTATGTCCGCATTTGAGCGCATGGAAGAAAAAGTCATGATGCAAGAAGCACGCGCTCAAGCAGGTGCAGAATTGACAGGTAATGATTTAGAAAGCCAATTTGCTCAGTTGGAAGGTAGCGATGTTGATGATGAATTGGCAGCCATGAAGGCACAAATGTTACCACCTGCGGCTGCACCTAACCAAGCCCAACTACCACCGGAAAAAGAAATCACCGCCCCTAAATCGAATCCAGCCAGTGAAGTTGTGGATTCGGATTTGGAAGCCTTAAAAAGACAATTGGATCAAATGTAA
- a CDS encoding co-chaperone YbbN: MSKGVITITDSEFESEVLQADQPVLLYFWASWCGPCQLMSPLINLAATKYSDRLKIVKIEVDPNPMTVKQYQVEGVPALRLVQGEKVLASTEGAIGKEKLLNFLDTHLSSNY; encoded by the coding sequence ATGAGTAAGGGTGTAATCACCATAACGGATAGTGAGTTTGAATCAGAAGTATTGCAGGCTGACCAGCCTGTATTGCTTTACTTTTGGGCTTCCTGGTGTGGTCCTTGTCAATTGATGTCGCCACTAATTAATCTAGCGGCTACCAAATACAGCGATCGCCTGAAAATTGTTAAAATCGAAGTCGATCCCAATCCGATGACTGTTAAACAGTACCAAGTAGAAGGTGTGCCAGCCTTAAGACTAGTTCAGGGAGAAAAAGTATTAGCATCCACTGAAGGAGCTATTGGCAAAGAAAAATTACTCAACTTCTTGGATACTCACTTAAGTAGTAATTATTGA
- a CDS encoding LL-diaminopimelate aminotransferase — translation MQFAKRLQPLQSNVFADMDKAKAVALSAGRQLIDLSLGSSDLPAQPHVIEAIANSLYDPSTHGYLLFHGTQAFRQAAADWYEQKFGIKVDPETEVLPLIGSQEGTAHLPLALLNPGDFALLQDPGYPSHAGGVYLASGQIYPMPLREENNFLPVFAEIPAEVLAQSRMMVLSYPHNPTAAIAPLDFFQEAVAFCQQHDIVLVHDFPYVDLVFAEAGDVSLVPSVLQADPEKSVSIEFFTLSKSYNMGGFRIGYAIGNAELIQALRQVKAAVDFNQYRGILNGAIAALTGPQAGVADAVTTFRKRRDAFIAALHRIGWQVPTPKGTMYIWAKLPSPWHQNSVEFCTQLVKQTGVAASPGAGFGKSGEGYVRFALVHEPPLLETAVERIAEFL, via the coding sequence ATGCAGTTTGCAAAACGTTTACAACCCCTGCAATCCAATGTATTTGCTGATATGGACAAAGCTAAGGCTGTGGCTTTATCAGCCGGAAGGCAGTTAATTGATCTGTCTCTGGGCTCTTCTGATTTACCAGCCCAGCCCCATGTGATTGAAGCGATCGCCAATTCTCTCTATGATCCTAGTACCCATGGCTACTTGCTGTTTCATGGTACACAGGCATTTCGCCAAGCCGCAGCTGACTGGTACGAACAAAAATTCGGGATCAAGGTTGATCCCGAAACTGAAGTCCTGCCTCTGATTGGTTCCCAGGAAGGTACAGCCCATCTACCTTTAGCACTGCTTAACCCCGGAGATTTTGCTCTGTTGCAAGATCCGGGCTACCCATCCCACGCTGGGGGAGTTTATTTGGCTAGTGGTCAAATATACCCAATGCCACTACGGGAAGAAAACAATTTTTTACCAGTATTTGCTGAGATTCCAGCGGAGGTTTTGGCTCAATCGCGGATGATGGTATTGAGCTATCCTCATAATCCCACAGCGGCGATCGCGCCTTTGGATTTTTTCCAGGAAGCTGTGGCTTTTTGTCAGCAGCATGATATCGTCTTAGTTCACGATTTCCCTTATGTGGATTTGGTATTTGCCGAAGCTGGGGATGTATCCTTAGTTCCTTCTGTGCTGCAAGCTGACCCAGAGAAAAGCGTCTCTATTGAATTTTTTACCCTGTCAAAGTCCTACAATATGGGCGGCTTCCGCATCGGTTACGCCATCGGTAATGCCGAGTTAATTCAGGCTTTACGCCAAGTCAAAGCAGCCGTTGATTTTAATCAGTATCGGGGAATTTTGAATGGTGCGATCGCCGCTTTAACAGGCCCTCAAGCCGGAGTCGCAGATGCCGTTACTACCTTCCGCAAACGTCGTGATGCTTTCATTGCAGCTTTACACCGGATCGGTTGGCAAGTTCCCACTCCCAAAGGCACAATGTACATTTGGGCAAAGTTACCCTCACCTTGGCATCAAAATTCGGTGGAATTCTGTACTCAGTTAGTTAAACAAACTGGTGTCGCCGCGTCCCCTGGTGCTGGCTTTGGCAAATCTGGAGAAGGATATGTCCGTTTTGCTTTGGTGCATGAACCACCTTTGTTAGAAACTGCTGTAGAAAGAATTGCCGAATTCTTGTAG
- a CDS encoding response regulator transcription factor has product MTEISIILIEDHDLTRMGLRAALQSNSSLKVIGEAANATQGLKLLETAKPDVAVIDIGLPDMDGIELTRKFRRYQAETGQNATKILILTMDHTEDAVLAAFAAGADSYYMKETSINKLTEAIQATHGGNSWIDPAIANVVLRKMRQGIPGEAQTADKHKTVKIEALATEYEQVLETYPLTQRELEILELIVAGCSNGQIAEQLYITVGTVKTHVRNILNKLCADDRTQAAVRALRSGLVG; this is encoded by the coding sequence ATGACTGAAATCAGTATTATTTTAATAGAAGATCATGATCTGACCAGAATGGGACTAAGAGCTGCGTTGCAATCTAATAGTTCTCTGAAAGTAATTGGTGAAGCAGCAAATGCTACTCAAGGACTAAAACTTCTGGAAACGGCTAAACCAGATGTGGCGGTGATCGATATTGGTTTACCTGACATGGATGGTATTGAACTCACCCGCAAGTTTAGACGTTATCAAGCGGAAACGGGGCAGAATGCCACCAAAATTCTGATTTTGACAATGGATCATACAGAGGATGCAGTACTGGCAGCTTTTGCGGCTGGTGCAGACTCTTATTACATGAAAGAAACAAGCATTAATAAATTAACTGAAGCCATACAAGCAACTCATGGCGGTAACTCTTGGATTGATCCAGCGATCGCCAATGTGGTATTACGGAAAATGCGCCAAGGTATTCCCGGAGAAGCCCAAACTGCGGATAAGCACAAAACTGTAAAAATTGAAGCCCTAGCCACGGAATACGAACAAGTTTTAGAAACCTATCCTCTGACTCAACGGGAACTAGAAATTTTAGAGTTAATTGTCGCTGGATGCAGCAATGGCCAAATTGCTGAACAACTATATATCACCGTGGGTACAGTGAAAACTCATGTGCGGAATATATTGAATAAACTCTGTGCTGATGACCGGACTCAAGCGGCTGTAAGGGCTTTGCGTTCTGGTTTAGTTGGGTGA
- a CDS encoding transposase yields the protein MKARYKFRFYPTNQQQRLLAQLFGCVRVVWNDALAICKKSEKLPSNNDLQKLVITQAKKTDERSWLSDVSNIPLQQSVADLGVAYKNFFDSLKGKRKGKKVGSPKFKKKTNQQSARFRIGGFSVKGNQVYLAKIGNVKPIWSRQLPSAPTSCTVVKDCANRYFVSFVVEIEPIQIDAKNQSIGIDLGIKTFAVMSNGDKAISPDYSRLDQQIRRKQRQLARQQKDSKRRNKTRIQIAKLHNQIADTRQDFLHKLSTKVVSDNQAIVLEDLNVSGMVRNRKLARAISLQGWRQFRVFCEAKAEKLHRDFRVISRWEPTSQTCSCCGYRWGKVDLSIRSVLCLNCNAEHDRDENASKNIEMVGMGLMPTARFANGTTLNGRGATIRLLR from the coding sequence GTGAAAGCCAGATATAAGTTCCGATTCTACCCAACAAATCAACAGCAACGGCTTCTAGCTCAGTTGTTTGGTTGTGTGCGCGTAGTTTGGAATGATGCTTTGGCTATCTGTAAAAAATCCGAGAAACTGCCAAGCAACAACGACTTGCAAAAGTTGGTGATTACCCAGGCTAAAAAGACTGATGAACGTTCGTGGTTATCTGATGTTTCCAACATCCCGTTGCAACAATCGGTAGCTGATTTAGGGGTGGCTTACAAAAACTTTTTCGATTCCCTTAAGGGTAAGCGAAAAGGCAAAAAAGTTGGTAGCCCAAAATTCAAGAAAAAGACAAACCAACAATCTGCACGTTTTAGAATCGGCGGATTCTCAGTCAAAGGTAATCAGGTGTATCTGGCAAAAATCGGCAATGTTAAGCCCATCTGGTCTAGGCAACTACCTTCTGCACCTACTTCTTGTACTGTCGTAAAAGACTGTGCTAACCGCTATTTTGTGAGCTTTGTAGTAGAAATTGAACCTATTCAAATTGATGCCAAGAACCAAAGCATCGGTATTGATTTAGGGATAAAAACTTTTGCTGTAATGAGTAACGGGGATAAAGCTATTAGCCCTGATTACTCAAGGTTGGATCAACAAATTCGGCGCAAGCAGCGCCAATTAGCCCGACAGCAAAAGGACTCAAAGCGTAGAAATAAAACCCGAATTCAAATTGCTAAACTGCATAATCAAATTGCGGATACTCGTCAAGATTTCCTACACAAACTATCAACTAAAGTAGTTAGCGACAACCAAGCAATTGTTTTGGAAGATTTGAATGTGTCAGGAATGGTCAGAAATCGTAAACTGGCAAGAGCAATTAGTTTACAGGGATGGCGACAATTCCGGGTATTTTGCGAGGCTAAAGCTGAAAAACTTCATCGTGATTTCAGGGTGATTAGCCGATGGGAACCCACTAGTCAGACTTGTTCTTGTTGTGGGTATAGGTGGGGTAAAGTGGATCTTTCTATTCGTTCAGTGCTGTGTTTAAATTGCAATGCTGAACACGACAGGGACGAAAATGCTTCTAAAAATATAGAAATGGTCGGCATGGGGCTAATGCCTACGGCACGCTTCGCGAACGGCACGACCTTAAATGGACGAGGAGCGACTATCAGACTACTCCGGTAG
- the menB gene encoding 1,4-dihydroxy-2-naphthoyl-CoA synthase, with product MQINWQIVKNYEDITYHKTDGIAKITINRPHKRNAFRPKTVFELYDAFCDAREDTSIGVVLFTGAGPHTDGKYAFCSGGDQSVRGQAGYVDDAGIPRLNVLDLQRLIRSMPKVVIALVAGYAIGGGHVLHLICDLTIAADNAIFGQTGPKVGSFDGGFGASYLARVVGQKKAREIWFLCRQYNAEQALDMGLINSIVPVEQLEAEGIQWAQEILEKSPIAIRCLKAAFNADCDGQAGLQELAGNATLLYYMTEEGSEGKQAFLEKRPPNFRTFPWLP from the coding sequence ATGCAAATAAACTGGCAAATTGTCAAAAACTACGAAGACATCACATATCACAAAACCGATGGCATTGCTAAAATAACTATCAATCGACCTCATAAACGCAATGCTTTCCGTCCTAAAACTGTCTTTGAACTATACGATGCTTTCTGTGATGCTCGTGAAGATACGAGCATTGGTGTAGTTCTGTTTACTGGTGCTGGTCCACACACTGATGGCAAATACGCTTTCTGTTCTGGTGGAGACCAAAGTGTACGCGGACAAGCGGGTTATGTTGACGATGCTGGAATCCCCCGCTTAAATGTCTTGGACTTACAACGCTTGATTCGTTCGATGCCCAAAGTGGTAATTGCGTTAGTAGCTGGATATGCTATTGGTGGTGGACACGTCCTGCACCTAATTTGTGACCTCACCATTGCTGCCGATAATGCGATTTTCGGGCAGACTGGCCCCAAAGTGGGGAGTTTCGATGGTGGTTTTGGCGCAAGTTATCTCGCCCGTGTCGTTGGACAAAAAAAAGCCCGAGAAATTTGGTTTCTTTGCCGCCAATATAATGCCGAACAAGCTCTAGATATGGGTTTAATAAATTCTATTGTGCCAGTAGAACAGTTAGAAGCTGAAGGTATTCAATGGGCGCAAGAAATCTTAGAAAAAAGTCCGATTGCAATTCGGTGTTTAAAAGCAGCATTCAACGCTGATTGTGATGGACAAGCTGGTTTACAAGAACTTGCCGGGAACGCTACGCTACTGTATTACATGACAGAAGAGGGTTCTGAGGGCAAACAAGCCTTTCTAGAAAAACGTCCTCCGAATTTTCGTACCTTTCCTTGGCTACCTTAA
- a CDS encoding EF-hand domain-containing protein has protein sequence MLSEYHRKKLLHHFYCLDADNSGFIGKEDAEILAERFAKLRNAELGSDIHKDLLFKWLHVWENFWSKADLDGDGKVSSEEFCQGIEKTVSNPDYNDPLIETVFDIVDLDGDGQISQQEHRLFFSVFDLDAEKSAFVFSKLDTDQDGILSKKEFVSAKREFLTEKEPGAVGNWFWGSVE, from the coding sequence TTGTTAAGCGAATATCATAGAAAAAAGTTACTGCATCACTTTTACTGTCTCGATGCCGATAATTCAGGCTTCATTGGCAAAGAAGATGCTGAGATTTTGGCTGAAAGGTTTGCCAAGCTCCGTAACGCAGAGCTTGGTTCAGATATTCACAAAGATTTGTTGTTTAAGTGGCTTCATGTTTGGGAGAATTTTTGGTCTAAAGCGGATTTGGATGGAGATGGTAAGGTAAGTTCAGAAGAATTTTGTCAGGGCATAGAGAAAACGGTTTCAAATCCAGATTACAACGACCCTTTAATAGAGACTGTGTTTGACATTGTTGATTTAGACGGTGATGGTCAGATATCGCAACAAGAGCATCGTCTCTTCTTTAGTGTATTTGACCTAGATGCGGAAAAATCAGCTTTTGTCTTCTCCAAGCTTGATACCGATCAGGACGGCATTCTCTCTAAAAAAGAGTTTGTTTCTGCTAAGAGAGAATTTCTCACTGAAAAGGAACCCGGTGCTGTAGGCAACTGGTTTTGGGGTTCTGTGGAGTAA
- a CDS encoding PspA/IM30 family protein — MEFIKRILRIIRANINSLIGSAEDPEKILQQAVIEMQENVVRLRQGVAQAIATQKRTERQAAAAQSTSEEWYRRAQLALQQGNEVLAREALTKRKAYQETATALSSQTDQQNDVVARLKKDMRSLELKMSEAKTKKDMYIARARSAEASVRLQDLLDTSSSTSSLNAFERMEDKVLQIEAQSEAIAQLGTDDLQKQFDSLESASDIDTELAAIKGQVLDAGQNALPQKLPKNEDS; from the coding sequence ATGGAATTTATCAAGCGTATCCTGCGGATAATTCGCGCTAACATCAATAGTCTGATCGGTAGTGCCGAAGACCCCGAAAAAATTCTGCAACAAGCTGTAATCGAGATGCAGGAAAACGTGGTGCGATTGCGACAAGGTGTAGCACAAGCGATCGCAACTCAAAAACGCACTGAACGTCAGGCCGCTGCGGCGCAATCCACATCAGAAGAATGGTATCGTCGCGCTCAATTGGCACTACAACAAGGAAACGAAGTTTTAGCACGAGAAGCTTTAACTAAACGCAAAGCTTACCAAGAAACTGCTACAGCGCTCTCTAGTCAAACAGACCAGCAAAATGATGTGGTGGCTAGACTCAAAAAGGATATGCGATCGCTAGAGTTAAAAATGAGCGAGGCTAAAACCAAAAAGGATATGTACATAGCTCGCGCTCGTTCGGCTGAGGCTTCTGTGCGACTCCAGGATCTGCTCGATACTAGTTCCTCCACAAGTAGTCTGAATGCCTTTGAGCGCATGGAAGATAAAGTTTTGCAAATCGAAGCACAATCCGAAGCGATCGCTCAACTGGGTACTGACGACTTGCAAAAACAATTTGACTCTCTAGAATCAGCTAGTGACATTGATACAGAACTAGCCGCGATCAAAGGACAGGTCTTAGATGCAGGTCAAAATGCTCTGCCACAAAAGTTACCTAAAAATGAAGACTCTTAA
- a CDS encoding DUF721 domain-containing protein, producing MSLKSVNDILGVLKQQAKWQEHPFERLLQLWPDIVGTVAATHTRPLSIQRDVLRVATSSAAWAQNMTFGRTALLLKLNQKLSEPLVDIRFSTKDWQPRPDYLQEKTVIPQEHPSYLGNVNISRTQVTPTQKSANTAFESWAKTMQARSHGLPLCPQCQSPTPPGELQRWQVCCVCAAKQF from the coding sequence ATGTCGTTGAAATCAGTTAATGATATTTTAGGCGTTCTCAAACAACAGGCTAAATGGCAAGAACACCCATTTGAGCGCTTGCTTCAGTTATGGCCAGATATTGTCGGAACAGTAGCTGCTACCCATACGCGACCATTATCAATTCAGCGTGATGTTTTGCGAGTAGCAACTTCTAGCGCTGCTTGGGCGCAAAACATGACATTTGGACGGACAGCCCTGCTTTTAAAATTAAATCAAAAGTTGTCTGAGCCTTTAGTGGATATTCGGTTTTCTACTAAAGATTGGCAACCTCGTCCAGATTACTTACAGGAAAAAACTGTTATCCCACAAGAGCATCCCAGTTATTTGGGTAATGTCAATATTTCCCGCACTCAGGTTACACCCACTCAGAAGAGCGCGAATACTGCTTTTGAATCTTGGGCTAAAACAATGCAAGCGCGATCGCATGGCTTACCCCTTTGTCCCCAGTGCCAATCTCCCACCCCACCCGGTGAACTCCAGCGTTGGCAAGTCTGTTGCGTTTGTGCTGCCAAGCAGTTTTAG